DNA sequence from the Cellulophaga sp. HaHaR_3_176 genome:
TTTAAAAGGAAAATTAGTAGAAAAAAATCCTACAAATGTAGTTATCGAGTGCAATGGTGTAGGGTATTTTGTAAATATATCATTACATACTTTTTCAAAGATTACTGATACTGAAAATATTCAGTTATTTACGCATCTTCAGGTAAAAGAAGATTCACATACGTTATTTGGTTTTTCAGAAAAATCAGAAAGAGAAATTTTCAGGTTATTACTTTCTGTTTCAGGAATCGGATCTAGCACAGCTAGAACAATGTTATCATCAATGTCTCCTATTCAAGTAAGAGATGCAATTGCTGTAGGAGATGTTCCTGCAATACAATCGATTAAAGGTATTGGAGCAAAAACAGCACAGCGAGTTATTTTAGATTTGAAAGACAAAGTTTTAAAAATCTATGATATTGATGAAGTTTCCGCTATTTCAAACAATACAAATAAAGATGAAGCGTTATCTGCTTTAGAGGTTCTTGGTTTTATACGTAAGCAATCAGAAAAAATTGTAGACAAAGTTTTAAGCCAAGACGCTTCCCTTAGCGTGGAAGACATCATTAAGCTTTCGCTTAAAAATTTGTAATAAAGTTTGAAAAATAGGGCAAAACCAACTCTTAAGTCTGTAAGATTTAAGCTACTAATCGTATTCGTTATTTTATTCGGAGTTTCGCAAAGTTCTTTTGCACAAGAAACTAACGAGCAAGAAACCGATTCTGTGCAAACAGGAATAGCACTTGGTAGAATAAATTTAAAAAATCCAGAAAGTATAGTTTCTAAATATACGTACGACCCTAAGTTAGATAGGTACATATATTCTGAGTCAGTAGGTAAGTTTGATATTAGTTACCCTATTATATTAACTCCAGAACAATATATGGAGTTGGTTCGAAAAGAAAATATGAAATCTTATTTTAAAAATAAGATTGATGCCTACTCAGGTAAAAAAGAAGGTAGCGAAGAAGCTAGAAAAAATTTACTTCCCAATTTTTACGTTAATAATAACTTTTTCGAATCTGTATTTGGTGGAAATACTATAGAAGTAATTCCGCAAGGTTCTGTTGCTATGGATTTAGGTGTTATTTGGCAAAAGAATGATAACCCTTCTTTATCACCTCGAAATAGAACAAATTTATCTTTCGATTTTGATCAGCGTATTAGCTTAAGTATGCTAGGTAAAATCGGAGAAAGATTAGAGGTAACCGCAAATTATGATACAGAAGCAACTTTCGATTTTCAGAATATTGTAAAATTAGATTACACGCCTACAGAAGACGATATAATT
Encoded proteins:
- the ruvA gene encoding Holliday junction branch migration protein RuvA, coding for MIHHLKGKLVEKNPTNVVIECNGVGYFVNISLHTFSKITDTENIQLFTHLQVKEDSHTLFGFSEKSEREIFRLLLSVSGIGSSTARTMLSSMSPIQVRDAIAVGDVPAIQSIKGIGAKTAQRVILDLKDKVLKIYDIDEVSAISNNTNKDEALSALEVLGFIRKQSEKIVDKVLSQDASLSVEDIIKLSLKNL